One Chordicoccus furentiruminis DNA window includes the following coding sequences:
- the xseA gene encoding exodeoxyribonuclease VII large subunit, which translates to MTRRIYTVGQVNRYLKRLFWQDGLLASLEVSGEVSNLKYHSSGHIYFSLKDQTGALSCVMFAGSRRGLAFPMKNGDQVVVSGNIDYYERDGRCQLYAKRITLAGAGLLYERFLRLKEELESRGMFAEQYKKPIPRYARRIGVVTAPTGAVIHDIGNVAARRNPYVEILLCPALVQGAGAAESICRGIRRLDGKVDVIIVGRGGGSIEDLWPFNEESVAQAIFDCGTPVISAVGHETDTTIADYVADLRAPTPSAAAELAVFDFRAFAGTLDSYRTALNRGVSRRLEAARQRIRWAGLVLARSAPDRRLRDARLRADECADALTGALSGRIGAAETRAEAVRNEMRAVMKSRLSSAFERSEAIRRTFDQDVRSSLLKADRRLALLAGRFHGISPLARLRQGYAFAETEDGRAVTGIGGLRRGDALRLYMSDGLVHTEITGTEAVPWISESQSEDRTDEERRTGHGIGTNEAGGDGALG; encoded by the coding sequence ATGACCAGACGGATCTACACGGTCGGACAGGTGAACCGTTACCTCAAGCGGCTTTTCTGGCAGGACGGTCTGCTCGCCTCTCTGGAAGTGAGCGGCGAGGTTTCCAATCTGAAGTATCACTCGTCCGGCCATATCTATTTTTCCCTCAAAGATCAAACAGGCGCGCTCTCGTGCGTGATGTTCGCGGGCAGCCGGCGCGGACTGGCCTTCCCCATGAAAAACGGGGATCAGGTCGTCGTCAGCGGCAATATTGATTATTACGAGCGCGACGGGCGCTGTCAGCTCTATGCAAAGCGGATCACGCTGGCAGGAGCAGGCCTGCTTTACGAGCGTTTTCTCAGACTGAAAGAGGAACTGGAATCCCGCGGCATGTTTGCGGAGCAGTACAAGAAGCCGATTCCGCGGTACGCCCGCCGGATCGGCGTCGTCACCGCGCCCACCGGGGCGGTGATCCATGATATCGGAAACGTCGCGGCCAGAAGGAATCCCTATGTGGAGATTCTTCTCTGCCCGGCTCTGGTTCAGGGAGCCGGCGCGGCGGAGAGCATCTGCCGCGGAATCCGGAGGCTGGACGGCAAAGTGGATGTGATTATCGTCGGGCGCGGCGGCGGGTCCATCGAGGACCTCTGGCCCTTTAACGAGGAGTCAGTGGCTCAGGCAATCTTCGACTGCGGTACGCCCGTGATTTCCGCAGTGGGCCACGAAACGGACACCACGATTGCGGACTATGTCGCAGATCTTCGGGCGCCGACGCCGTCGGCGGCCGCGGAGCTGGCTGTCTTTGATTTCCGCGCGTTTGCCGGGACGCTGGATTCCTACAGGACAGCGCTGAACCGGGGCGTAAGCCGGCGGCTGGAGGCGGCCCGTCAGAGAATCCGGTGGGCCGGGCTGGTTCTGGCCCGTTCTGCTCCGGACCGGCGGTTAAGAGACGCACGTCTCCGGGCGGATGAATGCGCGGACGCTTTGACGGGGGCATTGTCCGGCCGGATCGGGGCGGCGGAAACGAGGGCGGAAGCCGTCCGGAACGAGATGCGGGCGGTTATGAAGAGCCGCCTTTCCTCTGCTTTTGAACGAAGCGAAGCGATACGGCGGACATTTGATCAGGACGTGCGGTCCTCGCTTCTTAAGGCGGACCGCCGTCTTGCGCTTCTTGCGGGCCGCTTTCACGGGATCAGCCCGCTGGCGCGTCTCCGTCAGGGCTATGCTTTCGCGGAAACGGAGGACGGACGGGCCGTGACGGGAATCGGCGGTCTGCGGCGCGGAGACGCGCTCAGACTGTACATGTCGGACGGACTGGTACACACGGAGATCACGGGAACGGAGGCGGTTCCCTGGATCAGTGAGAGTCAATCGGAGGATCGGACGGATGAAGAACGGCGGACAGGACACGGGATTGGAACAAATGAGGCCGGCGGAGACGGCGCTCTCGGTTGA
- the gltX gene encoding glutamate--tRNA ligase translates to MVKTRFAPSPTGKMHVGNLRTALYSYLIARHARGIFMLRIEDTDQERYVEGAVDIINRTLKEAGLDYDEGPDRDGGVGPYVQSERVKAGIYRKYAEQLVAQGDAYYCFCTKERLESLKTVIDGKEYSTYDKHCLHLTKEEVEEKLAAGVPHVIRLNVPTEGTTTFHDVNYGDITVENREMDDMILIKSDGYPTYNFANVVDDHLMGVTHVVRGKEYLSSSPKYNRLYEAFGWEVPIYVHCPLIMDEQHHKLSKRSGHSSFEDLLDQGFLPEAVVNYTALLGWNPTDNQEIMTLEELVGKFDYTRINKSDAVFDIGKLRWMNGEYIRRMTADAFFTKAEPYIEQAVPEKNIDRHVLAELAQPRIETFADIPELLGFFHEVPDYDLEMYRHKKMKSTPELAGDVLTQVIPVLEKAERFTNDDLFALLKAFAAERGLKNGQVMWPIRTAVSGKESTPGGATQLLEILGKDESLKRIRAAAERLAGKSE, encoded by the coding sequence ATGGTTAAGACCAGATTTGCACCCAGTCCCACGGGGAAGATGCATGTGGGAAATCTTCGCACGGCTCTGTATTCTTATCTGATTGCCCGGCATGCCAGGGGCATTTTCATGCTTCGGATCGAGGACACCGATCAGGAGCGCTATGTGGAGGGCGCGGTGGATATCATCAACCGCACGCTGAAGGAAGCGGGCCTTGACTATGACGAAGGTCCGGACCGGGACGGAGGCGTCGGGCCCTATGTGCAGTCCGAGCGGGTGAAGGCGGGGATTTACCGGAAATACGCCGAGCAGCTGGTAGCTCAGGGGGACGCCTACTACTGCTTCTGCACGAAGGAACGGCTCGAAAGTCTGAAGACCGTGATCGACGGGAAGGAATATTCGACCTATGACAAGCACTGTCTCCATCTGACGAAGGAGGAGGTTGAGGAGAAGCTGGCCGCCGGCGTGCCGCATGTGATCCGTCTCAACGTGCCGACGGAGGGAACCACGACGTTCCATGACGTCAACTACGGAGACATCACGGTGGAGAACCGTGAGATGGACGATATGATTCTGATCAAGTCGGACGGCTATCCGACCTACAATTTCGCGAACGTGGTGGATGACCATCTGATGGGCGTCACGCATGTGGTGCGCGGCAAAGAGTATCTCTCCTCCTCTCCGAAGTACAACCGCCTGTACGAAGCCTTCGGATGGGAAGTGCCGATCTATGTCCACTGCCCGCTGATCATGGATGAGCAGCATCACAAGCTGAGCAAGCGTTCGGGCCATTCCTCCTTCGAGGATCTTCTGGACCAGGGATTCCTTCCTGAGGCGGTCGTCAACTACACCGCGCTGCTCGGCTGGAATCCGACCGACAATCAGGAAATCATGACGCTCGAAGAGCTGGTCGGGAAATTTGACTACACCCGCATCAACAAGTCCGACGCGGTTTTCGATATCGGAAAGCTGCGCTGGATGAACGGAGAATACATCAGGAGAATGACGGCGGATGCATTTTTCACAAAGGCGGAGCCGTATATTGAGCAGGCGGTGCCGGAGAAGAACATTGACCGTCATGTGCTGGCGGAGCTGGCGCAGCCGCGGATTGAAACTTTTGCGGATATTCCGGAGCTGCTCGGTTTCTTCCATGAGGTGCCCGACTACGATCTCGAGATGTACCGGCATAAAAAGATGAAGTCGACGCCGGAGCTGGCGGGCGATGTGCTGACGCAGGTGATTCCGGTGCTTGAGAAGGCGGAGCGTTTCACGAACGATGATCTGTTCGCGCTGCTGAAAGCGTTCGCGGCGGAACGGGGACTTAAGAACGGTCAGGTGATGTGGCCGATCCGCACTGCGGTTTCCGGGAAGGAATCCACGCCGGGCGGCGCGACCCAGCTGCTGGAGATTCTTGGCAAAGACGAATCTCTGAAACGGATCCGTGCCGCCGCTGAACGGCTTGCGGGAAAATCGGAGTGA
- a CDS encoding SIR2 family NAD-dependent protein deacylase yields MKFEAMAEAIKRSNHVVCLLGMEVASDCGCFDYRDRDNAYAVETRYGYSPEEIFSAAMFNTRPRVFFDYYRTEILMKLGTPGPALATLKRMEDDGRVYSVITRSIYGLPRRAGIRRFVEMHGSVFENRCPHCGAEFPMEFIRDTLPLPYCTHCGSLVRPQIVLDGEMIPNSRITASANEVERADLLLILGCSLRQTLAKHAVKYFEGNRILLINEEEDESDHIADLVIHGKPRDVLPKLYG; encoded by the coding sequence ATGAAGTTTGAAGCTATGGCGGAAGCCATCAAACGAAGCAACCATGTCGTCTGTCTGCTTGGAATGGAGGTCGCCTCGGACTGCGGATGCTTTGACTACCGGGACCGCGACAACGCCTATGCGGTGGAGACACGGTACGGTTACTCGCCCGAGGAGATCTTTTCGGCTGCGATGTTCAACACCAGACCGCGGGTTTTCTTCGATTACTACAGGACGGAGATTCTCATGAAGCTGGGTACGCCGGGACCCGCCCTCGCCACTCTGAAACGGATGGAAGACGACGGAAGGGTCTATTCGGTCATCACGCGCTCGATCTACGGCCTTCCGAGACGGGCGGGGATCCGCCGCTTCGTGGAAATGCACGGGTCGGTCTTTGAGAACCGGTGCCCCCACTGCGGCGCCGAGTTTCCGATGGAATTCATCCGGGACACCCTTCCGCTGCCGTACTGCACGCACTGCGGCAGTCTGGTGCGTCCGCAGATCGTGCTGGACGGCGAGATGATTCCCAACAGCCGGATCACAGCGTCCGCCAACGAGGTGGAACGCGCGGATCTGCTGCTGATTCTCGGCTGCTCGCTCCGGCAGACGCTGGCGAAGCACGCCGTCAAATACTTTGAGGGAAACCGGATTCTGCTGATAAATGAAGAGGAGGATGAATCGGATCATATCGCGGACCTTGTGATTCACGGAAAGCCCCGCGATGTGCTTCCGAAATTATATGGCTGA
- the acpP gene encoding acyl carrier protein, translating to MLEKMKKYISEQLNVDESEIEPDTSFKEDLGADSLDLYELAMNLEDEYSLEIPVEDLEKMVTVGDVIRYLADHGVTE from the coding sequence ATGCTTGAAAAAATGAAGAAGTACATTTCGGAACAGCTGAATGTGGATGAAAGCGAGATCGAACCCGATACCTCGTTCAAGGAGGATCTGGGCGCCGATTCGCTTGATCTCTACGAGCTGGCGATGAATCTGGAGGACGAGTATTCTCTGGAGATTCCGGTGGAGGATCTGGAGAAAATGGTGACGGTCGGAGACGTGATCCGTTATCTCGCGGACCACGGAGTCACGGAATAA
- a CDS encoding TlyA family RNA methyltransferase: MKKRLDILMAEAGLAPSREKAKALIMAGSVYVGGQRCDKAGTPFEEGAPIEVRGNTLRYVSRGGLKLEKALQVFPVSVAGRVCLDIGSSTGGFTDCMLQNGASHVYAIDVGRGQLAWSLRNDPRVTCMEKTNIRYVLPGDLPEAGAFASIDVSFISLLKVLGPVKDLLTEDAEIVCLIKPQFEAGREQVGRHGVVRDPEVHVQVIRNVTAFAPTVGLSPAMISFSPVKGPEGNIEYLCLLKKNGGAPAVDEALIRKTVAEAHAALDV, encoded by the coding sequence ATGAAGAAGAGGCTTGACATCCTGATGGCAGAGGCAGGGCTCGCACCGTCCCGGGAGAAGGCGAAAGCGCTGATTATGGCCGGTTCGGTCTATGTGGGCGGACAGCGGTGCGACAAGGCGGGCACGCCCTTCGAGGAAGGCGCTCCGATCGAGGTACGCGGCAATACTCTCCGCTATGTGAGCCGCGGCGGGCTGAAGCTGGAGAAGGCGCTGCAGGTCTTTCCGGTATCCGTGGCGGGCCGGGTCTGTCTCGACATCGGAAGCTCTACCGGCGGATTCACGGACTGCATGCTGCAGAACGGAGCATCTCATGTCTACGCAATTGACGTCGGGCGCGGACAGCTGGCGTGGTCGCTGCGGAACGATCCCCGCGTGACCTGTATGGAAAAGACGAACATCCGGTATGTTCTGCCCGGCGATCTGCCGGAGGCGGGTGCCTTCGCCAGCATCGACGTGAGCTTTATCTCTCTTCTCAAAGTGCTCGGGCCGGTAAAGGATCTTCTGACGGAGGACGCGGAGATCGTCTGTCTTATCAAGCCCCAGTTCGAGGCGGGGCGGGAACAGGTCGGACGCCACGGCGTGGTGCGCGACCCGGAGGTTCATGTCCAGGTGATCCGGAACGTGACGGCCTTTGCTCCCACCGTCGGACTCAGTCCGGCGATGATCAGCTTCTCTCCGGTCAAAGGGCCGGAAGGAAACATCGAGTATCTCTGCCTTCTGAAGAAAAACGGAGGCGCCCCGGCTGTGGATGAGGCTTTGATCCGGAAGACCGTGGCGGAGGCGCACGCGGCGCTTGATGTGTGA
- a CDS encoding peptide chain release factor 3, which produces MDNIAKRRTFAIISHPDAGKTTLTEKFLLYGGAINLAGSVKGKATARHAVSDWMEIEKQRGISVTSSVLQFNYDGFCINILDTPGHQDFSEDTYRTLMAADSAVMVIDGAKGVEPQTRKLFKVCARRHIPIFTFINKMDRDARDPFELTDEIEHELGIPCCPVNWPIGSGKGFRGVFDRQTRKVLLFSDTQKGTKEGTETDVSLDDGAIGNYLTEEEIGQLDDDVELLDGAAAAFDQEQVSRGKISPVFFGSALTNFGVETFLRHFLKMSSPPLPRMSSAGLIDPETHDFSAFVFKIQANMNKNHRDRIAFMRIVSGHYDANMEVWHVQGRRKQRLSQPQQMMAEERHIVSEAWAGDIIGVFDPGIFSIGDTVCMPGEDFSFGGIPTFSPEHFARVRQVDTMKRKQFTKGIEEIAQEGAIQIFREFHTGMEEIIVGVVGVLQLDVLKFRLENEYKVDIIMETLPYEYIRWIENPDEVDVEHLEGTTDMKKVVDMKGNPLLLFVHEWSVGMTLERNKSLRLSEFGGWDEDADEE; this is translated from the coding sequence ATGGACAACATCGCAAAGAGACGAACATTCGCAATCATATCTCACCCGGACGCGGGCAAGACGACACTGACGGAGAAATTCCTGCTGTACGGAGGGGCCATCAATCTTGCCGGATCGGTGAAGGGCAAGGCGACGGCGCGCCACGCGGTTTCCGACTGGATGGAGATCGAGAAGCAGCGAGGCATCTCCGTCACATCATCCGTCCTTCAGTTCAACTATGACGGTTTCTGCATCAATATTCTGGATACGCCGGGCCATCAGGATTTCTCGGAGGATACCTACCGGACGCTGATGGCGGCGGACTCCGCGGTGATGGTCATTGACGGGGCGAAGGGCGTCGAGCCGCAGACAAGAAAGCTTTTCAAGGTCTGCGCACGCCGCCACATCCCGATTTTCACCTTTATCAACAAGATGGACCGGGACGCGAGGGACCCGTTCGAGCTGACGGATGAGATCGAGCACGAGCTGGGAATCCCCTGCTGTCCTGTGAACTGGCCCATCGGATCGGGCAAAGGGTTCCGGGGCGTCTTCGACCGTCAGACCCGGAAGGTGCTGCTGTTCTCGGATACCCAGAAGGGAACGAAGGAAGGTACGGAGACGGATGTCTCTCTTGACGACGGCGCGATCGGAAACTATCTGACGGAAGAGGAGATCGGACAGCTCGACGACGACGTCGAGCTTCTGGACGGGGCGGCGGCCGCCTTCGACCAGGAACAGGTGAGCAGAGGGAAAATCAGCCCGGTCTTCTTCGGGTCGGCGCTGACCAACTTCGGCGTCGAGACCTTTCTCAGGCATTTCCTCAAGATGTCGAGCCCCCCGCTGCCGCGGATGTCAAGCGCAGGCCTGATCGATCCCGAGACCCATGATTTCTCAGCTTTCGTGTTCAAGATTCAGGCGAACATGAACAAAAATCACCGCGACCGGATCGCCTTTATGCGGATCGTTTCCGGTCATTACGACGCGAACATGGAGGTCTGGCATGTGCAGGGCCGGCGCAAACAGCGGCTGTCCCAGCCCCAGCAGATGATGGCGGAGGAGCGGCATATTGTGTCGGAGGCATGGGCAGGCGATATTATCGGTGTCTTCGATCCCGGCATCTTCTCGATCGGGGATACCGTATGCATGCCCGGCGAGGACTTCTCGTTCGGGGGCATCCCTACGTTTTCGCCGGAGCATTTCGCCCGCGTCCGTCAGGTGGACACCATGAAGCGGAAGCAGTTTACCAAGGGGATCGAGGAGATCGCCCAGGAAGGCGCGATCCAGATTTTCCGCGAATTTCACACCGGCATGGAGGAGATCATCGTCGGCGTGGTGGGCGTTCTGCAGCTGGATGTTCTCAAATTCCGGCTGGAAAACGAGTACAAGGTTGATATCATCATGGAGACGCTGCCCTACGAGTACATCCGCTGGATCGAAAACCCGGATGAGGTGGACGTCGAGCATCTGGAAGGCACCACCGATATGAAGAAGGTAGTGGATATGAAGGGCAATCCGCTGCTGCTCTTCGTACATGAGTGGAGCGTCGGCATGACGCTTGAACGGAATAAATCCCTGAGGCTGTCCGAGTTCGGCGGCTGGGACGAGGACGCGGACGAGGAATAA
- a CDS encoding SseB family protein yields MQFNSKEKLDGKALRELFAWRDQLVIDSQQVNLLNRIGDEICFRARFYAYVRLSEEPVERNGRTMLKPGTNVTFFTLQTTNGDTFYPVFTDQEEIARWKTVKESDPRMVIVDFTDFLPILKSSETLKGIVINPMSENFLIPRRSVEQWTEQRQRIVGQVREQAKKAREAKDPAVEAGKVVRIPHPSK; encoded by the coding sequence ATGCAGTTCAATTCGAAGGAAAAGCTGGACGGAAAGGCTCTTCGCGAGCTTTTCGCCTGGAGAGATCAGCTGGTGATTGATTCCCAGCAGGTGAATCTGCTGAACCGGATCGGCGATGAGATCTGCTTCCGGGCGAGGTTTTACGCCTATGTACGGCTCTCGGAGGAGCCGGTCGAGCGAAACGGCCGGACGATGCTGAAGCCCGGCACGAACGTCACGTTCTTCACGCTTCAGACGACGAACGGCGATACTTTCTATCCCGTGTTCACGGATCAGGAGGAAATTGCGCGCTGGAAGACCGTGAAGGAATCGGATCCGCGGATGGTGATCGTCGATTTTACCGATTTTCTGCCGATCCTCAAGTCCAGCGAGACGCTGAAGGGGATTGTGATCAATCCGATGAGCGAAAACTTCCTGATTCCCCGACGGAGCGTAGAGCAGTGGACGGAGCAGCGGCAGAGGATCGTCGGACAGGTCCGAGAGCAGGCGAAGAAGGCGCGTGAGGCGAAAGACCCGGCGGTTGAAGCGGGCAAGGTAGTCCGTATTCCCCATCCCTCGAAATGA
- a CDS encoding NAD(+)/NADH kinase, with translation MKQIERFGIIRNTGIPEAERTAEMICAYLADRDRTCVVSTTGAELPDGTECALVLGGDGTLLRAAKVVIDRQIPLLGINLGTLGYLAEIERDGLTEALDRLIGGRYSIESRMMLEGTVYQRGRAIFHDVALNDVYMKGLRPLRSYRFLNYVNGAYLNRLTADGIILSTPTGSTGYALSVGGPILSPEGEMIMMTPIAAHSLVAGRSIVLPATDRIRVEIGEGRTGVVPGAARVLFDGAHEMRLNTGDAVEVRRADRCTRIIRVNNISFLEVLRKKMAES, from the coding sequence ATGAAGCAGATAGAACGGTTCGGGATCATCCGGAACACGGGCATTCCGGAGGCGGAGCGGACGGCGGAGATGATCTGCGCTTATCTGGCGGACCGGGACAGGACCTGCGTCGTCTCGACGACGGGCGCGGAGCTTCCGGACGGAACGGAATGCGCGCTGGTGCTCGGCGGGGACGGTACGCTGCTCAGGGCCGCCAAGGTCGTGATCGACCGTCAGATTCCGCTTCTCGGCATCAATCTCGGGACGCTGGGATATCTTGCGGAAATCGAGCGGGACGGCCTCACCGAGGCGCTGGACCGGCTGATCGGGGGCCGGTATTCCATCGAGAGCCGGATGATGCTCGAAGGAACCGTGTACCAGCGGGGCAGGGCGATCTTTCATGACGTCGCGCTCAACGATGTTTATATGAAGGGACTTCGTCCCCTACGGTCCTACCGGTTTCTCAACTATGTGAATGGCGCGTATCTGAACCGGCTGACCGCGGACGGCATCATCCTGTCAACGCCTACCGGCTCTACCGGATATGCCCTCTCGGTCGGAGGGCCTATCCTCTCTCCGGAGGGCGAGATGATCATGATGACGCCGATCGCGGCGCATTCGCTGGTCGCCGGACGGAGCATCGTGCTCCCGGCCACGGACCGGATCCGTGTGGAAATCGGAGAAGGCAGGACCGGGGTTGTTCCGGGCGCGGCGAGGGTGCTTTTCGACGGCGCTCATGAGATGCGCCTGAATACCGGTGACGCTGTGGAGGTCAGGCGTGCGGACCGCTGCACCAGGATCATCCGCGTCAACAACATCAGCTTTCTTGAAGTGCTCAGAAAAAAGATGGCGGAGTCTTAA
- the nusB gene encoding transcription antitermination factor NusB produces the protein MNRRKLREHLFKLIYLYAFNGIDAMPEQIDLYFEGLDEVVWDEDRTFLRDRFFRITEKIPEIDARLNETARGWKTNRFGSCDLAILRLAVYEMLYDEQIPQGVAINEAVELAKTYGGDESPAFVNGILGEIARTAGV, from the coding sequence GTGAACAGAAGAAAGCTTCGTGAGCATTTATTCAAACTGATCTATCTTTATGCATTCAACGGCATCGATGCGATGCCGGAGCAGATCGACCTCTATTTCGAAGGATTGGATGAGGTCGTCTGGGACGAGGACCGCACATTCTTAAGAGACCGCTTTTTCCGGATCACGGAGAAGATTCCGGAGATCGACGCCAGACTGAACGAGACGGCGCGCGGCTGGAAGACGAACCGCTTCGGCAGCTGTGATCTCGCGATTCTGCGCCTTGCAGTCTATGAGATGCTTTATGATGAGCAGATTCCGCAGGGTGTCGCCATCAATGAGGCGGTGGAACTTGCCAAGACCTACGGCGGCGATGAATCGCCGGCCTTTGTCAACGGCATTCTCGGCGAAATCGCAAGAACCGCCGGCGTCTGA
- the argR gene encoding arginine repressor gives MKNARQEQILRLIASEQIETQEELASRLNRAGFSVTQATVSRDIRELKLRKAQGADGRLVYTSKTDEEEDRRDRYQRVLRDAFVSADSSLNMIVIHTASGMAMAAAAALDSLGWKELLGCIAGDDTVMAVARSADGAAAVVRRIRLITGG, from the coding sequence ATGAAGAACGCAAGACAGGAACAGATCCTGCGCCTGATCGCATCCGAGCAGATCGAGACGCAGGAGGAGCTGGCTTCCCGGCTGAACCGGGCGGGGTTTTCCGTGACACAGGCCACCGTATCCCGCGATATCCGGGAACTGAAGCTTCGGAAGGCGCAGGGGGCGGACGGGCGGCTGGTCTATACATCGAAGACGGACGAAGAGGAGGACCGCAGAGACCGCTATCAGAGGGTGCTGCGGGATGCCTTCGTCTCCGCGGACAGCTCACTCAACATGATCGTGATTCATACAGCCTCCGGAATGGCGATGGCCGCGGCCGCGGCTCTTGATTCCCTCGGGTGGAAGGAACTGCTGGGGTGCATCGCGGGCGACGACACGGTGATGGCGGTAGCTCGGTCGGCGGACGGAGCGGCGGCGGTTGTCCGGCGCATCAGGCTCATCACGGGGGGATAA
- the xseB gene encoding exodeoxyribonuclease VII small subunit, which produces MRPAETALSVEESFGRLDEMVKKLEDPAVTLEESFRLYQEGMKLLKDVSATLDGYEKKIRVLTEDGGTEELHEEEA; this is translated from the coding sequence ATGAGGCCGGCGGAGACGGCGCTCTCGGTTGAGGAGAGCTTCGGCCGTCTCGACGAGATGGTGAAGAAGCTGGAGGATCCGGCTGTGACGCTGGAGGAGAGCTTCCGGCTCTACCAGGAGGGAATGAAGCTTCTGAAGGACGTCAGCGCGACGCTCGACGGCTATGAGAAGAAGATCCGTGTGCTCACGGAGGACGGCGGTACGGAGGAACTCCATGAAGAAGAGGCTTGA
- a CDS encoding Asp23/Gls24 family envelope stress response protein translates to MAEDRNTYTIREDGGVGTVKIADEVVAVIAGLAATEVKGVASLDGGIVNSMIARKGLKTLSRGVRVDVQDNLVTIDLKLNLEYGYSIPDVGTKVQEKVKSAIETMTGMQVTDVNVSVTDVVTGGDETEG, encoded by the coding sequence ATGGCGGAGGATCGCAATACCTATACAATCAGGGAAGACGGAGGAGTCGGCACGGTGAAAATCGCAGACGAGGTAGTCGCTGTCATCGCCGGGCTCGCGGCCACGGAAGTGAAGGGCGTCGCGTCGCTGGACGGCGGGATCGTCAACTCAATGATCGCGCGCAAGGGTCTCAAGACGCTCTCGAGGGGCGTGCGGGTGGATGTGCAGGACAATCTGGTGACCATCGATCTCAAGCTGAATCTTGAATACGGCTACAGCATTCCGGATGTCGGAACAAAGGTGCAGGAGAAGGTCAAATCGGCCATCGAGACCATGACAGGCATGCAGGTGACGGACGTCAACGTATCGGTGACGGACGTAGTGACCGGCGGAGACGAGACGGAGGGCTGA